Proteins from a genomic interval of Methanophagales archaeon:
- a CDS encoding TCP-1/cpn60 chaperonin family protein gives MAALGGIPVLVLKEGSERVRGRDAQSANINAAKAVASAVRTTLGPKGMDKMLVDSLGDVVITNDGVTILKEMEIESPAAKMVVEVAKTVDEVAGDGTTTSVVLGGELLKKAEELLEQELHPSVITLGYRLAEKKSKEVLDEFAVDLDIENDEELKKIAKTSITGKFAESSRDFLADIAIKAVKLITETSQSGKRVVDTDNINVEKKTGGRVGETILVRGMALDKEVVHAGMPKRVEDAKIALINASLEVKKTETSAELKITRSDQLKAFLDEEEREMREMAMRIKASGANVVICQKGIDDLVQHYLAKEGIMAVRRAKKSDMEKLAKATGGKVITNLEELNEKDLGHAEFVEERKVGGDKMVFIEGCKNPHAVSIVIRGGTEHVVDEVERALHDMLMVVGSIIEDGKAVAGGGAVETELALRVRAYSASLKGREQLAVEKFAEAMEIIPRTLAENSGLDPIDTLVELKAAHERGEKTAGLDVYSGKIVDMWQRGVIEPLRTKRQVVESATEAAVMILRIDDVIMSKRETLPPGGAGGGGMPPGGGMYGGGGMPPY, from the coding sequence ATGGCAGCACTTGGTGGAATACCCGTATTGGTATTGAAAGAGGGTAGTGAGAGGGTGAGAGGCAGGGATGCACAGAGTGCGAACATAAATGCAGCTAAGGCAGTCGCTTCTGCTGTTCGTACTACGCTGGGACCAAAGGGCATGGATAAGATGCTCGTTGATTCACTCGGTGACGTGGTGATAACGAACGATGGTGTAACAATACTGAAGGAGATGGAGATAGAGAGCCCGGCAGCAAAGATGGTGGTGGAAGTTGCTAAGACGGTAGATGAAGTTGCCGGCGATGGCACGACGACATCGGTTGTATTGGGTGGTGAACTGCTGAAGAAGGCGGAAGAGCTACTCGAACAGGAATTACACCCTTCGGTCATCACTCTTGGTTATAGACTCGCGGAGAAGAAGTCGAAGGAAGTTCTGGACGAGTTTGCCGTGGACCTTGATATTGAAAATGATGAGGAATTGAAGAAGATAGCAAAGACATCGATAACAGGCAAATTCGCTGAGTCTTCTCGTGATTTCCTCGCTGATATAGCGATAAAAGCGGTCAAGTTAATAACTGAGACCAGCCAAAGTGGTAAGCGTGTCGTTGACACGGATAATATAAATGTGGAGAAGAAGACAGGGGGGCGAGTAGGAGAGACGATACTGGTTCGGGGTATGGCGCTGGATAAAGAGGTGGTACATGCAGGGATGCCAAAGCGTGTGGAAGATGCGAAGATAGCACTGATTAATGCCTCCCTAGAAGTGAAGAAGACAGAGACGAGTGCAGAACTAAAGATAACCAGGTCAGACCAGTTAAAGGCATTTTTGGACGAAGAAGAGCGGGAGATGCGCGAGATGGCAATGCGAATAAAGGCAAGTGGTGCAAACGTGGTTATATGCCAGAAGGGTATAGATGACCTCGTGCAGCATTACCTTGCAAAAGAGGGTATTATGGCAGTGAGGCGAGCGAAGAAGAGTGATATGGAGAAGCTGGCAAAAGCAACGGGTGGCAAAGTGATAACCAACCTGGAAGAGCTGAATGAGAAAGATCTTGGTCATGCGGAGTTTGTAGAAGAGCGGAAGGTCGGAGGTGATAAGATGGTCTTCATAGAGGGCTGTAAGAATCCACATGCGGTCTCCATTGTTATACGTGGCGGAACAGAGCACGTAGTTGACGAAGTCGAACGGGCGTTGCATGATATGCTTATGGTAGTGGGGAGCATAATCGAGGATGGAAAAGCAGTTGCAGGTGGTGGTGCTGTAGAGACTGAGCTGGCTTTGCGGGTGAGAGCCTACAGTGCCTCTTTAAAAGGTCGAGAACAGCTGGCGGTTGAGAAGTTCGCGGAGGCGATGGAGATAATCCCGAGGACGCTGGCAGAAAATTCCGGGCTTGACCCGATAGACACGCTGGTGGAGTTGAAAGCCGCGCACGAGCGAGGCGAAAAGACTGCAGGTCTGGATGTTTATAGTGGTAAGATCGTGGATATGTGGCAGAGAGGAGTAATAGAGCCTTTGAGGACGAAGAGACAGGTGGTGGAATCCGCAACAGAGGCTGCAGTGATGATACTGAGGATAGATGATGTGATAATGTCAAAGCGTGAGACTCTACCACCGGGGGGTGCAGGAGGAGGTGGTATGCCTCCAGGAGGCGGTATGTATGGGGGTGGAGGTATGCCTCCATATTAA
- a CDS encoding ABC transporter permease, with amino-acid sequence MVLKQIKRIDVGAIYVLWLREMKGLWRAKSRVVGSLGMPLFFLAFLGLGFSHAVIPEMPEGMSNTGFFTTGVIGMTMVFSSVFAGISVLWDKEFGFLKEVMVAPVSRLSIVLGRTMGGSTTALMQGVMILMLSILLGFEIKDVIAVIAALPFMCLISFTFVGMGLVFASFMRDMHGFPLVMNFVVFPIILFSGALFPIETLPSWLLPAWYIDPLSYGVDGLRATLLGVSEISVLSDLFISFAVSAGMIAAGAYLFERTDVGK; translated from the coding sequence ATGGTCTTGAAGCAAATAAAGCGAATAGATGTTGGAGCGATTTATGTACTGTGGCTGAGGGAGATGAAAGGGCTGTGGCGGGCAAAGAGTCGTGTCGTAGGCTCGTTGGGAATGCCTCTGTTCTTCCTCGCCTTCCTCGGCTTGGGTTTCAGCCATGCAGTTATACCCGAAATGCCGGAAGGGATGTCCAATACCGGGTTCTTCACTACCGGGGTAATAGGAATGACGATGGTCTTCAGCTCAGTATTTGCAGGAATTTCCGTGCTCTGGGACAAGGAATTTGGCTTCCTGAAGGAGGTAATGGTGGCACCAGTGTCGAGACTCTCTATCGTACTGGGTAGAACTATGGGTGGCTCAACTACCGCGTTGATGCAGGGTGTTATGATCCTGATGTTAAGCATCTTGCTTGGGTTTGAAATAAAAGATGTTATCGCTGTAATAGCAGCATTACCGTTCATGTGCCTAATTTCTTTCACTTTTGTTGGTATGGGTCTGGTCTTCGCTTCCTTCATGCGGGACATGCATGGATTCCCACTCGTGATGAACTTCGTCGTCTTCCCTATAATTCTCTTCTCTGGCGCGTTATTCCCTATTGAAACTCTACCATCATGGCTTCTACCCGCATGGTATATAGACCCGCTAAGTTATGGTGTGGATGGTTTAAGAGCCACTTTGCTGGGAGTATCAGAAATTTCTGTACTCTCTGATCTGTTTATCAGCTTCGCAGTCTCTGCGGGAATGATAGCCGCAGGGGCTTATCTATTTGAGCGGACAGATGTAGGGAAATAG